A genomic window from Pecten maximus chromosome 4, xPecMax1.1, whole genome shotgun sequence includes:
- the LOC117325303 gene encoding complement C1q-like protein 4 produces MFAFRFFVVVFLSIVGILATPSNNRDDLQDKELAEIKEMVKLQSELIQSQAEMLNKYDQRIGEKQSRTRRVADMDNNTAVGFYSRLVSPHPLQLGQHQAIEFDQIITNVGNGYDSRRGHFTAPVAGLYSFTSTVLLASSNNHNMHISIVKNGVIVGLMFSVTEYDKGTRTVVLSLAVGDMVWVRNNGNELPNIHGVGYSTFSGFLITPYSQ; encoded by the exons ATGTTCGCGTTTCGTTTTTTCGTTGTAGTTTTTCTGTCAATAGTTGGGATACTAGCGACACCTTCCAATAACAGGGACGACCTCCAAGACAAGGAGCTTGCGGAGATTAAGGAGATGGTGAAGTTACAGTCAGAACTGATCCAATCACAGGCAGAGATGTTGAACAAGTACGACCAACGTATAG GTGAAAAACAGTCGCGGACACGAAGAGTTGCTGATATGG ATAACAACACCGCTGTCGGATTTTACTCGAGGCTCGTGTCCCCACATCCTTTACAACTCGGACAACACCAGGCTATCGAATTTGACCAGATTATAACGAACGTCGGGAATGGATATGATTCCCGACGCGGACACTTCACGGCACCGGTCGCCGGTTTGTACTCGTTCACCTCTACAGTTCTTCTGGCAAGTTCCAATAACCACAACATGCACATTTCCATTGTTAAAAACGGAGTCATTGTTGGATTAATGTTTTCCGTCACAGAGTACGATAAAGGCACCAGAACTGTTGTCTTATCCTTAGCTGTAGGAGATATGGTATGGGTCCGAAATAACGGAAACGAGTTGCCGAATATCCACGGTGTTGGCTATAGCACATTTTCTGGATTTCTTATCACACCTTACAGTCAGTAG